One stretch of Schlesneria sp. DSM 10557 DNA includes these proteins:
- a CDS encoding DnaJ C-terminal domain-containing protein, with product MRHQPLMADDYYKTLGVSKTASADEIRKAYRKLARVNHPDAKPNDPKAAETFKKIQEAYDVLNDTEKRQQYDQFGADFQRRASAGGSPFGPGGPGGYTAHGTGPIDLGDFFGSGGIDLGDLFNSSMNRGTSRTSSPRGKRASAFKGEDIRATVQVPFETAVKGGMVDVRIDRSGSIETLGVKIPAGVNDGQVIRLAGQGGGGSSSGIPGDLLLKVEVKPHPYFRREGANLLVDVPVSPSEAVLGTKVDVPTLSEGPVVVKVPPGTSSGMKLRLRGKGVIDSATKQPGDQFVVVKIVLPKKITEREKTLYEQIAEGEASVREGLW from the coding sequence GTGAGACATCAACCACTCATGGCAGACGACTACTACAAAACACTGGGCGTTTCGAAAACAGCGAGTGCGGACGAGATCCGCAAAGCCTATCGCAAGCTCGCGCGGGTCAATCACCCGGATGCAAAGCCAAACGATCCGAAGGCCGCCGAGACGTTCAAGAAGATTCAGGAAGCCTATGACGTCCTGAACGATACAGAAAAACGACAGCAGTACGATCAGTTCGGCGCCGATTTTCAGCGGAGAGCTTCGGCCGGTGGTTCGCCCTTCGGTCCGGGGGGGCCGGGTGGGTATACGGCACACGGAACAGGCCCGATCGATCTGGGTGATTTCTTCGGTAGCGGGGGAATCGATCTGGGCGATCTTTTCAACAGCTCCATGAACCGTGGCACGTCCCGGACGAGTTCGCCGCGAGGCAAACGGGCGAGTGCGTTCAAAGGTGAGGACATCCGCGCGACGGTTCAGGTTCCCTTTGAGACAGCCGTCAAGGGGGGAATGGTTGATGTGCGAATTGATCGAAGCGGCTCCATCGAAACTTTGGGGGTCAAGATCCCGGCGGGGGTCAACGACGGGCAAGTCATTCGACTGGCGGGTCAGGGGGGCGGAGGTTCTTCCAGTGGTATCCCGGGCGATTTGCTGCTGAAGGTTGAAGTTAAGCCACATCCCTACTTCCGACGGGAAGGTGCTAATCTGCTGGTCGACGTTCCCGTCTCTCCCAGCGAAGCCGTGCTGGGGACAAAGGTGGACGTTCCCACGCTCAGTGAAGGGCCTGTTGTGGTCAAGGTCCCGCCTGGAACGTCCAGTGGGATGAAGCTCAGACTTCGGGGCAAGGGAGTTATCGATTCCGCCACCAAACAACCGGGTGACCAGTTTGTCGTGGTGAAAATCGTCCTGCCCAAGAAAATCACTGAACGGGAGAAAACGCTCTACGAGCAAATCGCCGAAGGAGAAGCGTCTGTTCGTGAGGGGCTATGGTGA
- a CDS encoding PQQ-binding-like beta-propeller repeat protein: MSSPLPPDVPHQTNLASTGSLNGRWRWGAAILTVALVSQAVLLTYWWGDPTHSKMSVLFVWPAALFALTIWWAFFSGWSRGVRFGTLTAIAALTVAFLSLYRLEWDGAMVPRRFVLRSKPSGEEIARQYLKDRPSKSVSAPDAANAPEQEPLLLTLGDWPGYRGPNRDGVVTGGDLRLNWNVQPPREVWRHPVGRAWSSFAVIGNHAFTQEQRDDKECVVAYHVETGNELWVHEDTTILSIVDANGGPGPHATPQFDSGLLYSLGGTGILNCLDAASGKRIWTVNILADAGKENSPVPNIEWGMSCSPLVVDDLVIVIPGGTDESSGVGFDRGVAAYHKISGQLVWSAGKHKSSYGSPRLAELAGVRQLMIPNAVGLSGHDSDTGRELWFFPLENGSHVNSTMPWVIDEQSLIFGTGYGVGSVRLQISQTGDKWSAEQMWKTNRFRPKFNEFVVHEGHAYGLDDGTLACLDIETGKIKWRQGRYGYGQLLLVDSTLLIITEDGELLLLPAEPVKPEVIASMKVLDSGFCWNHPVLVRGKLLLRNAVEAVCFDVSKPQNDE; encoded by the coding sequence GTGAGTTCCCCCCTTCCCCCCGACGTGCCTCACCAGACGAACCTTGCCTCAACCGGGTCCTTAAACGGCCGCTGGCGCTGGGGGGCCGCCATCCTGACTGTTGCGCTCGTCTCTCAGGCCGTACTTCTCACCTACTGGTGGGGAGACCCGACCCACTCCAAGATGTCGGTGCTGTTCGTGTGGCCCGCCGCACTCTTCGCCCTCACCATTTGGTGGGCGTTTTTTTCGGGCTGGTCACGAGGCGTTCGCTTCGGAACTCTGACTGCCATCGCGGCGTTGACGGTCGCCTTCTTAAGCCTTTACCGATTGGAATGGGATGGCGCGATGGTTCCGCGCCGGTTTGTGTTGCGGTCCAAACCAAGCGGAGAGGAGATCGCACGCCAATATCTGAAGGACCGACCCTCGAAAAGCGTCTCTGCACCGGATGCCGCCAATGCTCCCGAACAGGAACCGCTCCTACTCACACTTGGCGACTGGCCAGGCTACCGGGGTCCGAACCGCGACGGCGTCGTCACAGGGGGAGACCTTCGCCTTAACTGGAACGTCCAACCCCCGCGCGAAGTCTGGCGGCACCCCGTCGGCCGTGCCTGGTCCTCGTTCGCAGTGATTGGAAACCATGCCTTTACTCAAGAACAACGGGACGACAAGGAATGCGTCGTTGCCTATCACGTCGAGACCGGCAACGAATTGTGGGTGCATGAGGACACGACCATCCTTTCGATCGTGGACGCTAACGGCGGCCCGGGGCCCCATGCCACGCCGCAGTTCGATTCGGGATTGCTCTACTCGCTCGGCGGCACAGGAATCCTGAACTGCCTCGACGCGGCGTCCGGCAAACGAATCTGGACCGTCAACATCCTCGCCGACGCCGGCAAAGAGAATTCCCCTGTCCCCAACATTGAGTGGGGAATGTCATGCTCTCCCTTGGTGGTGGATGACCTGGTCATTGTCATTCCGGGCGGAACGGACGAGTCCAGTGGTGTGGGATTTGACCGGGGAGTTGCTGCATATCACAAAATTTCGGGACAACTCGTCTGGTCGGCCGGAAAACATAAATCCAGTTACGGCAGCCCGCGACTCGCCGAACTGGCTGGTGTCCGACAATTAATGATCCCAAATGCGGTTGGGCTCTCGGGCCACGACAGCGATACGGGCCGTGAACTCTGGTTCTTTCCACTGGAAAACGGGTCACACGTGAATTCCACGATGCCCTGGGTGATCGACGAACAGTCGCTGATTTTTGGAACCGGATACGGAGTTGGCTCGGTTCGCCTGCAGATTTCCCAGACCGGTGACAAATGGTCGGCGGAGCAGATGTGGAAGACAAACCGATTCCGCCCTAAGTTCAACGAATTCGTCGTCCATGAGGGACACGCCTATGGACTGGATGACGGTACCCTGGCATGCCTCGACATCGAAACTGGAAAAATCAAATGGAGACAAGGCCGGTACGGATACGGCCAACTCCTGCTTGTGGATTCAACATTGCTGATCATCACGGAGGACGGCGAGCTACTTCTGCTCCCCGCGGAACCAGTCAAACCCGAGGTCATTGCCAGTATGAAAGTGCTCGACAGCGGTTTCTGCTGGAATCATCCCGTCCTCGTCCGGGGCAAACTTCTGTTGCGAAACGCTGTGGAGGCGGTTTGCTTCGACGTCAGCAAACCCCAGAACGATGAGTGA